The genome window tagaactaccatatgatccagcaattccacttctgggtatttatccaatgaaaacaaaaatactaatttgaaaagatatatgcacccctgtgttcattgcagcattatttacaatagtcaagatatggaaacaacctaagtgtccaaggATGGATTCAAAaattgtggcatatatatacagtggCATATCattcagctgtaaaaaaaaaagaatgaaatcttgccattttcaacaacatggacggacctcgagggcattatactaagtgaaattagtcagacaaagacaaatacaatatgatctcttttatatgtggactctaataacaaaacaaaacaaaactcaaaaaccaagctgagagatacagagaacagattggtggttgcaagAGGCGGGGGGTGGatttgggagaaatgggtgaactgggtttgttttgtttgtttgtttgtttgtttagtttaaataaattgaataaaaaattCCCAAATCCAGGCCTGTGGGACAGAAGCATCCGTGTTTTGAAGTTCCCCAGTGACTCCAATGTGTAGACAAATCTGGAAACCACTGTGCTACTGTTAAATGAATTCTATGGGCTGTGTTGCCCCTGAAATATGATTCACAAATTACCGAAATATTACTTGAAATAAGACTGACAGTGGGAGGAGGTGTACGGCAGATAATCATctttctcagaaaagaaaaaatgtccaGGCTCTCTCCCAGTCAAGGCAAACCACACTCTCTTCGGGTGCTATTTCCAAATGGTTCCTCCTAGAAGCAGCTAGGCTTAGAAGAGGCTAGGTTTGACTTTTAGCCATCCCTTCACTGTTCCCTCCTTTCTTCAAAGCCTGGCACAAGGTAGAAATTCAATAAatgccaaatgaatgaatggatgggacTGTGCTTTCACCAACCTATATTCTGAGGCCTGAGAGCAGGGAAAagctattaaaatttatttaaggaGTAGGCCATTGGGCCAGTACAGGGGAGTTTAGCTTTGGAGCAATCAAATTTAAAATCTGTATCTTCCATCCTTAATAGATAAGTGAAAAGCAGGAAAGCTTCAAATGATATACAGGTATACATAGTCCTACTTGTGTTAAAACATCAAAAGCCTACTCACCTCTCCTGAGACCCACCTCTCCACAATCCAGCACAATGCCCTGGCTGTTAAATGTTTTGACCGTCACCACTGGGTAAGAATTCAGCTATGTATCATTAGTGGGAAACAAAACTGCCTACACCCATGAATGATGAAAATCTTGGCAAACTGGAGCACAGTCTCCTTTCCAAGAGGCACGATTGCTTACCTCAATCAGAACCCAGTTTGCCAGACATTCCTATTACTCAAAGGAAGCTGGAATTCTGATACTGTGTAAAATCTTCCACTTTAGAAATGTCacctcaaattttaaaagaaaaaagaaagccctattggccaaacaaaacacaactGTAGACTTAATCCAGCACCACTTTAATCTCTACCACCGTTGTAGGGAGAACTCTTAAAAAGGATTGCCAtagtgttaccgagtccaagcacACGCTGCTCCCTGCGCAAAAGGCCAATGAATTGAGAGTAGAGGTGTTGgagcaaggaatagcgactttattcagaaagccagcagagggtgcgttcctggtggtgcagtggttaagaatccacctgccaatgcagggaacacgggttcaagccctggtccggaagattcccccatgctgcagagcaactaagcccgtgctccacaactactgagcctgcactctagagctgtgagccacaacaactgaacctgcatgccacaactactgaaccccgcgttctgcaactactgaagcccacatgcctagagcccatgctccgcaacaagagaagccactgcaatgagaagcccacgcgccgcaacgaagagtagcccctactcgccacaactagagaaagcccacgtgcagcaacgaagacccaacaaggccaaaaataataaataaaaataaattaagaagaaaaaaggcagcagactgagaagatggtggactagtgtcccaaagaatcaTCTTACCAGAGTTAGAATTCAGGTTTCATTTATACTAAAAGGGGCGAggggtgtggctggttgttgcaaacttcttggtgctggAATCCTTTGTCCTTGTAGGTGTCCAGTAGGTCTGGTCTAAATGTttctataaacctccaacaagacaaatgttattctctgttctgcaactttttatttctgtatgaaTAAGAGTgatatacctttaaaggtcagagtctTGAGAATGGGCAATCCTGTAtgtttcaggctataggcaacattcttttacaaaaggtgcagagccagcatgacaaaagcacaggcaacaaacagaagacaaaagttagagctaaaggaagattcaatatggagtcaggtttgtttttctctgttacaGTAGGTATTGGAGAACCAACACATCAGGAgagaaaatggtaaaagtaatTGCAGTAAATTCTACAATTTTCTGGCTTCCAATTCAAACAACTTGGAGATTGTTCCCTTAACTTCCCTGAATTCATTCTTGGTCTCTTTTCTCTAACACTGAAAATCTTGGCTCCTAACATCAGTTAGCATAATTACTTGTTTCCTTTGTCGTGTTTTACATAAAATAGTTTCAGAATAATGCTATGCTATGTTAACAAATAATCTACTAAATTTTGCAGTTTCATTTGTTCTTAGAATATGTTCCACAGTGATGTACAGTCTGGGCTGtacattttacaaaaattttgTGGTAAAGGTCCCTAAGTGGAAAGTGAAGAGCTTCCCCCAAATTGTTCTGGTGTTTACAATGACAGCCCGAAGAACAAGGGAGCAAAATGCATTTTGCTAGGAGCCTTGAAAGGCAATTTTGCGGTCTGTCCCCAGGACAGGGAACAGCGCTGTGAGGACTTGGGCTGCGCTATGGAGGTTGCTTGCTGCCCTTGCTAATCTCTTAAGAGACTCCTTTTTAAAGGAGATCTGGGGCTGTCTGCCAACTTTCccatcttccctctccccttgaaAAAAGCTGGAAATGTGTGTTTTCTGAAGCACAGGCCTGGACGTACGGACTTAGATGATCATTTGCGAAAATTTGAATGTGGGAGTAGATGCAATTGCCTACTAGGAAGAGTGTAGCATGAGTGGGTGCAGGATCCCTGGGAATACAGACCTTTAGGGACAGAAGGAGTGAGAAATCTCAGAGAGGCAGGGGAATCAGTGCGAGCACAGAGCCAAGTAGGGAGAAGAGGTTCTTACATCTGACGGAGGGGAGActgtgttctcccaagggtcgctccCGGGGCAGTGAGTACCCCCAGCCCAGTAGGGACCCCAGTCCCTAAACTGGCATGTGCCACGTGCAGGGATGCCCAGCAAGGAGCAAGATGGCCTGACCTGGAGGAAGTCACTTATGCAAGGAAGTTGGGTCTGGACTTCGGAGGAGAATGCATCCCAGCGCGGGACTGAACGGACTAGCAGGGTAAAGGATGAGGCCCGCCCTCCGCACTGGGCTAGGATTTCCGGTGGGGGCCGCGCCTCCCGCCCTTCCGGTTTAGTGCCTTGGCGCTCTCTCGGAGATTGCAGACACCTCCGCTTCCACCGCCAACTGCAAAGAAAAGTAGGGGCGGCTGGTCTCTGCCCGAAGCCTTAGGTTCCCGCCCGCACCGGGCGGGGCCTCCTACTCCCACCGCGGCCCCTCCCACCgcggccgccccgccccgccccgccccctgccgGGTCTTGGGAAGCGGCTCCAGATTGCCGAGGTAGGAGGCATGGAGGGCTGCGTCGGCAAGGTGGGCGGCCTGGGGCGCGCCTTGTGCGTGCTGACCGGGGCTTCCCGCGGCTTCGGACGGACGCTGGCCCAGCTCCTGGCCCCTCTGCTGTCGCCCGGCTCCGTGCTGGTCCTAAGCGCCCGCAGTGACGAGGCGCTGCGGCAGCTGGAGGCCGAGCTGGGCGCCGAGCGGCCCGGCCTGCGCCTCGTGCGGGTGACCGCCGACCTGAGCACCGAGGCCGGCTTGCAGCAGCTGCTCGGTGCCCTGCGCGAGCTCCCCAGGCCCGAAGGCCTGCAGCGAGTGCTGCTTATCAACAATGCCGGTAAGACGCCCGCCGGCGTGTGAGCGCTTGGAATACTGCTTAGCATCCAGTTAtgttttccctccctttcacctCCCCCGCCTCTTAGAACTTTAAAGGTGACTCCTAGAAGTCTGAAAAGACGCCTGAGAGCCCTAGTTTCAGCGGGGTGTGGAGAGAGACCTGGTGCTGTCTGGCGCTCGTTCTCTCCCCcttcttccccccttcccctttcaaCGCCAAGAACTTTTCTGATCGTCTTGTTCAGCGCTCTCTGGCGGAGGCGTGAGTTAGGGCATGGGGTCTCCCAGCAGAAGTAAATTCCCCCACTTCTCCAAATGGCCCCCAGAGTTCCCCCGAACCCCAGCCCCAGAGAAGGGCATGCGCTTTCTCACTTTGAAGCTTCAGGTGAGTGGGTTCTCCAGGTATGCCTGTCTGCAGAGCTGGGGAGAGAGGCGTCTTCAGAAGCACTAGGGAGACTCCTCCTTTAGGTGTGGATGGGAAGGAGGTGTCTGGACGAGTTTGAAGAGGGctgggagaagagaaaacccCGCCTGCACTGGGTGATTCCTAAGGTCTGTTTTTTCAGGCAGTCTTGGAGATGTGTCCAAACGCTTCGTAGACCTGGCTGACCCAGCTGAAGTGAACAACTATTGGGCTCTGAACTTGACCTCCATGCTCTGCCTGACTTCCAGCATCCTGAAGGCCTTCCCGGACAGTCCTGGCCTCAGTAGGACTGTGGTGAATATCTCGTCCCTCTGTGCTCTGCAGCCCTTCAAGGGCTGGGCACAGTACTGTGCGGGGAAGGCTGCCCGTAACATGATGTTCCAGGTTCTGGCGGCAGAGGAACCTAGTGTGAGGGTGCTGAGCTATGCCCCAGGTAGGTGAAACATTACTGCCATCCCTGTCCCCAGAACCGGCTGGTTACCCTTTGGAGACTGGGCAAGGAgccttctctgtctcctccagGAAAGGACCCACAGAATATTTTGTCCTTGAATCATGACCCATCACTCCTTAAGGGAAATACAGGCTGCAAGAAAGTTAGTGCTGGCAGGGGCAGGGAGCTGTAGTTATCAGGTATGGATTGAGAGTGGGCAGCTGCCTGTACTTGAGGGTGGGGCCAGAAAGTCTGAGATGTTAGAGTTTGAGAGATGATTAGGGTTTGAATTCCAGGCCTGTACCTCATTTCTTCATGTGAAATGGGGAAGATGCTACCTGTCTCACAGGGCAGTTTGTAGGACTGAATGAGGCAGTTTGTAGGACTGCATGTAAAAGTGATCTCAAACTGTGAAAGGCTATCTAATTGTTAGCATCTGTAATTGTTAGATAGGACTTATCACACTGTATtatctttgtatatatatacttctcTACTTCTCTCTCTGCATAGGAAAGCCTTGAAGGCAGGCATTATGCactattcatctttatatccccagcacctagtaaAGCACCCCACTGAGCCAGTCTGCAGTGAATGTTAGCTGAATGAAGAGCAGACAGACATTGTTGAATGCTGACCATCCCATGCTGAACTGTGCTGGAACACTGGGGAATGCTGAGATAAATAAGATAGAGCCCCGTCCTCATGGAAGTTAAAGGGTAGGGGATCTTGTGGTACTTGGTCTGGTTTCTCATCATCCTACCATGATGCCACTGTACACCTTTCTTAAGAGTGAGGCTTCTATTTTCGGCTTGAGGTTGCTGGAATTAGAAGCTGGTGACATAGCTGTTGCATGATGTCTGAGCAACTTAGATAGAGATCCAGTAGTCTATTCCCCTTGGAACCCTAGGGGCAAAGAGGTAGATTAACCTGACCAAAGTCCAGATGCAGCATAGCCAGGATCAAACCTTGCCTCCAAGGTCATGATCAGTGCAGTTTCTACTTCCTCATGCTCTCTAGTACCCAGTCCTCCTTCTGTCCCTCCCTAATGTAATACAGTTATTCTTGCAGCTAATATTCAACTCAGCACCCACTCTGAGCTCAGCCTAGGACTCACTCAGTCAACAGAGAGCAAATGGAAACCATAGTCAGGAGCAGAGCAAACTCTAGAGTGCCATGTGACTGGGTTACATTTCAGGGGGCTGCCCTGGACATTGTGAGGAAGTTGACAAGCCCACAACtaatatactcaatggtgaaaagctaaaagcttttcctctaagatcaggaacaagacaaggaagccATTCTtcccacttctattcaacatagtattggaagtcccagtcagagcaattagacaagaaaaataaaaggcatccaaattggaagggaagaggtaaaactgtctctatttgcagatgacatattatATATAGGAAACCCTAGAGACTTCACCaaaaaattgttagaactaataaacaaattcagtaaagttgcaggatacaaaacaatgtaaaaactcagttgcatttctatacactaatgatgaagtatcagaaagagaaattaacagtCCCGTTTACAGTTgcatcaaacagaataaaatacctaggaataaatttaaccaaggaggtaaaagacctgtaaactgaaaactataagacgttgATGAAAGAGTTTGAAGAAGGTACAAAATGGAAAGAtgccatgctcatggattggaagaattaatattgttaaaatgtccatattatccaacccaatctacagatttaatgcaatccctatcaaatttccaatggcatttttcacagaaacagaacaaacaattctaaaatttgtatggaacctcattagccaaagcaatcttgagaaagaagaacaaagctctCTAGCATCActctccttgatttcaaactatattacaaagctacagtaatcaaaatattaTGTTATTGGCATAAAAAACAGACAATTTACCAGTGAAACTATCTAGTCCTGGTGTCTTGGAGAAGATAATTTGGGGTTGAAATATTAGCTTCATAAACTTAGATGTGCAAATCTCTTCTCAgagatttgggaagttctcaactattatttctttaagctttctgttccttttttctctctgggaCTCCATAATACATAGATTGTTTCTTTTAATGGTAATCCTTAGTTCATGTAGTCTTTCTTTactcttttacattctttttcctttttgctcctCTGACTAGATAATTTCAAATGCCCTGTTTTCTGGTTCACTAATTTTTCCTGCTTGGTTGAGTCTGCTGTTGAACTCTATCAAATTCTTCAGTccagtcattgtattcttcaactctagattttggtttgtttttttcaaatggtttctctttctttgttgaACTCCTctttttgttcatgcattgttttcctaATATCATTTAGGTGTCTGTccgtgttttcttagagttcACAGAATTTCTTTAagaggattattctgaattctttgtcaggcaGTTCATACATCTCATTTCTTTAGGGTCAGTCATTagagttgtattagtttccttcaGTGGTGCCATGTTTCCTTGATTATTCATGATCCTTGTGGCCTTGTGTTGGTGTTTGTACATTTGAGGAAGTAGACGCCTCTTCTAGTCTTTATAGACTGAGTTCAGTAGGCAGAGCCCTTCACCAGTCAACTCTTTTAGTGATTCTGGGTGGGCCGTCTGGTGATGTCCGTGGCAGTTTTGCCACTAGAGTCCTAAGGCAGCCTGTTGCTGGGGTGGGTACAAAGCCTGGGTCCACAGTAGTCATCCTGGCACTAGACCAGCTGGGAGTCTGGTTTGAGAGTGCCCACCTAAAGCCTAGGTTCACAGACACTGTGACCTACAGGAGCCATGTAGGGCCACGGGAGTTGGCTAGTGCTGGCGCTGGAGCCTGGTGCCGTGGGAACCACCTGAGACCATGGGAGCCAGCTGGTGCTGGAGTGGATCAGGGGCCTGGCTTCTCAGGGGCCCTCTAGGAGCCTGGAGTTCCAGGAGCTGCCTGGGGCTGTGGGAActgcctggggctgctgggaccaCTGGAGCTGGGTGTCAGGATGAGCTGGAGGCCTGGGTTCATGGGAACCCACAGGGAGCCACCTAGGGCCATGGGAGTTGGCCTGGTGCTGGAGCAGGCTGACTCTGGAGCCCCCAGGGAAGTTGGGTGTTCACTTCACTCTTCTTCTCCCACAGGGACGGTGTCTCTCTCTGCTCTTGGCTGCTGGGGCTTGGGGAAGGGGTGATAGGGTAGTGTGAATCTGTAGATTTGGTGGTCTAGAGGGACCATGTTCAGTGGACATTGGAATTTGAGTCTGGGGCTCAGTGGTGACAGTGTGGAGCCTTGGTGATACTGACCATGTGTCAGCCAAGATGAGGTGTTGCCTCTGGCCACACCTGACTCCACCCAACTCCACACATACATCAGGGGCCCCTGCCTCATCTTCTTCTCTTCATCCCCTAGGTCccctggacacagacatgcaGCAGTTAGCCCGGGAGACCTCTGTGGACCCAGACGTGCGAAAAAGGCTGCAGGAGCTGAAGACAAAAGGGGAACTTGTGGATTGCAGGATATCAGCCCAGAAACTTCTGAATTTGCTGCAAAAGGACAAGTTCAAGTCTGGAGCCCATGTCGATTTCTACGATGAATAAGCCCATGTCCTTGGTTCTTAGGGCTTTCTTCCCCCTCTCAGGCATGCCCAGGAGTCCTGTGCCTCCCCACATCCTGCCACAGTGGCACTGCCAACCCTGCCTTACGCAGATAAGCACTCATGCTTACTGTCCTGCCCTCGGATCCAGCCAGCTGTGAGGGCACCAGGTGGCTGGAGTTCCCAATTCTCAGGAGTCTGTATCGACCACCTTGAGTTAGGAGTAGGCTTAGGAGAGACAAGTTATGGCTGTTGGTGTTCTCTCTCCCCAGGAATAGAATTTTAAGGATGGGGAAAACAGGACAAGAAGCTAAAACACTGAAAAAAGGAGGATGGGTCTCCTGCCCATGGCAGGAGGGAAGAGTCCATGGGGAAGAGGGGATGAGCTAGGGCCAAATAGGAGGGCCTTTGTAGATTCACAGATGGCCTGCAGGGAAGGGAGGACAACGCAAgtctcagcccacagggaagcTCCTTGCTCAGGGTAGCAGGACCTTCAGGTGAACTCTGTGTCCTAATTCTGATGCTTCCTCCCTCCAGAACCTACCATGTATCCACCAGATGGGGGAAAGGGCCCCGAGAGTTCATGTACATGTTAAAGGCAGATACAAATAAAACGTGGATTGTCCTTTATTAATGCCTGCTTTCGATTCTGATACGGGTCCCATGACTAAGTCCCTGGTTTGCTGGACCCAAGGGGTGTTCCTGAAGCAGTTAATCCAAACTTGGGGTGCTGCCCTTATGTCCTGCAGTGTTGTCTTGGGGCTATCTGCCTTTTCTCACTGAGCCCCACTGAGCCCAAGTTCAAACAAAGTTGGCCTAGGTGACTTGCCCAGACACCTGTTCCTCCTTTATCCTTTTGCCAATTCTTACTGCAGTCTTTATTACCCTTTCCTCGCCCTTGACCTATTCAAAGAGTATCCAGCATTCAGGGCCTGACTCACAGCTACCCCAGCCCTTGGGATAGGGTGCTTTCCCTGGCTCGCTTGGATTCCCAGTTCTGCCCTTTATCCACATGGCAATGCTCTGAGTGGATCCCAGCTCTTAAGGGGGCCTGTCGTGGGCCCTCCTGGTCACGTCCATCTGGCCCACGGTCCTGGTCCTCAGTGGGGTGGACTTAGGACCAAGATGCCTTTGGGGGAGGTGGACAAGATTCTAAGAGGGAGAAGCCCTGAGAAACCAGGGGTGTAACCAAACCCATCCTTCTGCAGATCAGTAGATGTGGGCCAGGCTGGGAGCTCCGCAGTGGTGGTGGTCTACAGCCAGCCAGCCCATTGTCCCTGTTCCTTATTTGGGAAGAGAGACCATGGTCCTTGCCAGCCATCTCAGGACTCAGCCCTGCATCTGATAGCAGGACAGAACTCTCTGTTCCTCCTCACGCACGGCAGAGGGCGCACCGGGGCCATGCCTCCTGGAGAACCAGTGGCAGGGCCTATCTCTGGAGGCAGGCCCTGGACCAGAGCTGGCAGTGCCCTGCTAGGTTCCCTAGGAGAGAGTGAGCAACTCATGTGCTTTCTTCGTCCAGCAGAGACTTTGCCCTCAGTGGAGTCAAAATCACTGTTCTCAGATCCCCGCTTTGCCACCCAGGGCAAGTTGTTCCccttgcttcagtttccttatctgaaaaaagTAGATTATATTGGTGCCTCCCTCAAAGGGGcattgtgagtattaaatgaccTCATGTTTGTAAATGTTTAGCACAGTGCTGGCATTGCAGTAAGTGCCCACAAAtgctaatttatttctttttagtatcAAGATCCAGATCATCCTGGAACCCCATTTGTAGCCTCATCTCCACATGGCCCAGATGCCCTCGCCCTTGCTGACCTGTGGCAAGAACTCTCACTGCGCCGCCTCTAATCCGGGCCTCAGTGGGACTGGGGTTCAGTGTGGACAGCTGGTCCTGGACTCACCAGACCCTCAGGAAAACGCTTGAGCCTTGGAGTCAAACCCTCAGCCCCGCGTCCCTCTGTGTCGGAGATACTGTGGGTCTTGGGCAGGGccttatctctgggcttcagtttccctaGAACAGATGAGCTCTAAGATTCTTTCCTACAAACCTTTCTCTAAGGTGCTTCAAGTGTGGTCAGGCTGCATCTGCTGGCATCAGATTTGCCTCTGCAGGTGGGGCTGGGCAGCCTGGGCTACCCCTTCTATCTGGTGGGTGTGGGACAGATTTCCTCGCCTGACCCTTGCTCCCATGGGAGTGTAAGGGCGATGTAAGTAAGCACAACCCTACTTGATGTCCCGTGGGGTTGACTCCCATGGGAGTGTAAGGGCGGTGTAAGTAAGCACAACCCTACTTGATGTCCCGTGGGGTTGACTCTCTCTCCAGAGGGCTGGTTGGCCAGGACTTCCGAGAAGGTAAGGCCAGGACTTCATCAGGAGTACCACATGTCCCCACAAGGTGGCGAGGCCCTCCCACCCCTGACATATCCTCTCTGATCTCAGGGATTTAAGAGCCTTGGAAAAGACCCTAGACCTGTCTCTCTTCTGGACTCTCAGGGGCccccagggagctggggaggcAGAAAGAGCTGGGCTCACTCTCCCCAGCAGGCCTCCCAGGCCTCCTAAGTGATCCATGGGCTCTGGCCACGTGGGCTCTGGCCCAGGTCTTGCTCCTTAGCCTGGACTCAGCCTCCCCAGGTCCTGCACCACTGGGGCAGGGAGACTTTCCTGCCAGCCTCCAGGGACTAGCCATGAGTGTTCTCAGAGTGCACAGCCTGGCCTTGGCCACCACACACAGGAGTGCACGcgaacacacacacaatacatgcCTGCACGTGCCCAGAGCTCAGCTGCTCGCCGTGCAGGGCCTTGGATTAGCCGAAAGACAAACAAGGTTTCTTTGTCTGTGGCGTGAACGAGCTGGTAGTTTTTCGGTTTTGTGTTTAATATCCCTGAGCTGGAGGCCAGCAGCTGGCCTGTGGGAGCAGGAGAGTGAGGGGAATATACCAGGCCCACCCCAGGGAGCTCCAGCACCTCTGTCTGTGAGCATGACCAGCTGGGACTGGGCTGGTCAgaagctccctccccacccccaatgccTGTCCTTTGTCCCCTGAATAAAATGCAGGCTGGTGCTGGAGCTCACTGTTAGCTGAGGCTGGA of Eschrichtius robustus isolate mEscRob2 chromosome 15, mEscRob2.pri, whole genome shotgun sequence contains these proteins:
- the SPR gene encoding sepiapterin reductase; translated protein: MEGCVGKVGGLGRALCVLTGASRGFGRTLAQLLAPLLSPGSVLVLSARSDEALRQLEAELGAERPGLRLVRVTADLSTEAGLQQLLGALRELPRPEGLQRVLLINNAGSLGDVSKRFVDLADPAEVNNYWALNLTSMLCLTSSILKAFPDSPGLSRTVVNISSLCALQPFKGWAQYCAGKAARNMMFQVLAAEEPSVRVLSYAPGPLDTDMQQLARETSVDPDVRKRLQELKTKGELVDCRISAQKLLNLLQKDKFKSGAHVDFYDE